Proteins encoded within one genomic window of Ovis aries strain OAR_USU_Benz2616 breed Rambouillet chromosome 1, ARS-UI_Ramb_v3.0, whole genome shotgun sequence:
- the AGTR1 gene encoding type-1 angiotensin II receptor isoform X1, whose product MILNSSTEDGIKRIQDDCPKAGRHNYIFIMIPTLYSIIFVVGLFGNSLVVIVIYFYMKLKTVASVFLLNLALADLCFLLTLPLWAVYTAMEYRWPFGNYLCKIASGSVSFNLYASVFLLTCLSIDRYLAIVHPMKSRLRRTMLVAKVTCIIIWLLAGLASLPTIIHRNVFFIENTNITVCAFHYESQNSTLPVGLGLTKNILGFLFPFLIILTSYTLIWKTLKKAYEIQKNKPRKDDIFKIILAIVLFFFFSWVPHQIFTFMDVLIQLGLIRDCKIEDIVDTAMPITICLAYFNNCLNPLFYGFLGKKFKKYFLQLLKYIPPKAKSHSNLSTKMSTLSYRPSENGNSSTKKPAPCTEVE is encoded by the coding sequence ATGATCCTCAACTCTTCCACCGAAGATGGTATTAAAAGAATCCAAGATGACTGTCCCAAAGCTGGAAGGCACAATTACATATTTATCATGATCCCTACTTTATACAGTATTATCTTTGTGGTGGGCCTATTTGGAAACAGCTTGGTGGTGATTGTCATTTACTTTTACATGAAACTGAAGACTGTGGccagtgtttttcttttgaatttagcTCTGGCTGACTTATGCTTTTTACTGACTTTGCCGCTGTGGGCTGTCTACACTGCTATGGAATACCGCTGGCCCTTCGGCAATTACCTATGTAAGATAGCTTCCGGCAGTGTCAGTTTCAACCTCTACGCCAGTGTGTTTCTACTCACATGTCTAAGCATTGACCGCTACCTGGCTATTGTTCACCCAATGAAGTCCCGCCTCCGGCGCACAATGCTTGTGGCCAAAGTCACCTGCATCATTATTTGGCTGCTGGCAGGTTTGGCCAGTTTGCCAACTATAATCCACCGCAATGTATTTTTCATCGAGAATACCAATATCACAGTTTGCGCTTTCCATTATGAATCCCAAAATTCTACCCTCCCGGTAGGGCTGGGCCTCACCAAGAATATACTGGgattcttgtttccttttctgatcATTCTTACAAGCTACACTCTTATTTGGAAGACCCTCAAGAAGGCTTATGAAATTCAGAAGAACAAACCAAGGAAAGATGATATTTTCAAGATAATTTTGGCAAtcgtgcttttctttttcttctcctgggtTCCCCACCAGATATTCACTTTTATGGATGTGTTAATTCAGTTGGGCCTCATTCGTGACTGTAAAATTGAAGATATTGTTGACACTGCCATGCCCATCACTATTTGCTTGGCTTATTTTAACAATTGCCTGAATCCTCTCTTTTATGGCTTTCtagggaaaaaatttaaaaaatattttctgcagCTTCTGAAATACATTCCCCCGAAGGCCAAATCCCACTCAAACCTGTCAACAAAAATGAGCACACTCTCCTACCGCCCCTCAGAAAATGGAAACTCCTCTACCAAGAAGCCTGCCCCATGCACTGAGGTTGAGTGA